DNA sequence from the Schistocerca americana isolate TAMUIC-IGC-003095 chromosome 2, iqSchAmer2.1, whole genome shotgun sequence genome:
TCCATTCGCGCACATCTCTACTTGACATACGAAGTCcgaaaagaagaggaagtgggtgtttgtgtgttattATTGTCAAACGGTGGAAAGTCGCTCGTACATTGGGGGTGTATGATCTCATAAAAAAGGATTTGAATCGTTTGAATGGTATCGTAATTTTTCTCCtctgcaataaatttttcattgtGTCATGCGTATCTGTGTCACATAGTGACAGGACTTGATTATCTTGGCGAGAAAAGAATTTTATTGTTAGAAATCAAGATTTTGGACTTAGTTTTCTCCGTTGTTTATCTGACTGCATGTGTGAACTTTAATGTTTGTTAAAGTCGAATTACTTTTGTAGGTTGTGCCATGCCGGCAGCAGCTAAATTAAGGAAATGTGAAGAACATAACGTACACAGTTTGAGAAACAAGATGTTGAAATCTGCATGTGGATAGACAGTACAGTATTGTAACATTTCGCATACGTGAACAAGTTGTCAGTATAGCTTTGTTGCAGGAtatgttgtaatgttgaattgcagTGTATACGGACTCCCACTGACAGTGAAGTCAAGAAATATCAGTCTAGGGCTGTAATTATACTAAGCGTGCAAATACTGTGAAGAAGTCCAGATTACAATGTCACCAAGACCCGGTATGCCTCCAGGCACGAGTACTGACGCACCTCCATCACCACCTCCCAGTGAACCGCCGTCACCGAGACAGATGAAATGTGCTGAAGGGTTGCCAGAGCCTCCTGGTCTAAATGAAGTTGAGATAATTCTCAGACCTAATCGTACCTTAATGGGAAGGAATTGCACAGTCGTTAAATCACTGAAATTGAGAGCTACACGTTACCTTCGAACGACGATTAATGCTTCAAGTAAGTGTTTTTATCGTATTCAGTG
Encoded proteins:
- the LOC124596212 gene encoding E3 ubiquitin-protein ligase RING1-like, whose protein sequence is MSPRPGMPPGTSTDAPPSPPPSEPPSPRQMKCAEGLPEPPGLNEVEIILRPNRTLMGRNCTVVKSLKLRATRYLRTTINASIDHLKEYLQYCLSHDLQCDIKVADMSIYVQPAPHGPMIEVKGTQTIRCVRYKYWRFSLSPITLYYCCKKG